In Parabacteroides timonensis, the genomic stretch CGATCTGTTTACCTGTGATGGAATGGTACTTTTTGAGCACTTTACACATCGTATAAACGGCTTCCGGGGTTGCACCGGGATAACCCTTGCCTGTCGATGTCTTAATGAAATCAGTACCCGAATACAGGGCAAGGATGGCAGCCTTTTGGATATTCTCCGGAGTTAGCAGGGCACCGGTTTCCAGAATGACTTTCAGCTTACCTTCGCGACAACTGTCTTTGATCTCCTGTATCTCTTCTGTCAACTCATTGTAGTTTTCTTCCAGGAAGTATCCGAGATTCATAACCACGTCTATTTCGTCGGCTCCCGACATAATAGCCATGGCTGTTTCTGCTATTTTCACTTCCGTGAATGTCTGCGAAGAAGGGAATCCTCCGGCTACCGAAGCTATCTTTACTTCCTGGGCGGCCAGTGCTTGCTTGACCGTTTCCACAAAGAGGGGATAGGTGCAGATCGCTGCGACATTCGGTACGTCGGGACGAGTGCCCTCGAAATCATTTACGCGGTCTACCAGCTTCCATATACTTTCCTTTGTATCGATGCTGGTCAGCGAGGTCAGGTCGATGAATCCGTGGATTTGCTTCAGAACGTCGGGAGTGAAGTTCTCCTTTTCATGCTTGTCAAGGATCGAAGCAACGTGTTTCCCTACTATCTCTTCTGTTCCGGCGGGATCGAATTTAGCGAACGCTTCATGGTATTTGTCCATGTGTTCGTGGTCATGATCGTGGTTATGTCCGCAACTGCAATTGTGTTCGTGTGCCATCGTTATAATTTTTTATTGTTTATATGTCGTTTTTTATCCCGGTCGGTTTTCTTCTGCAGATTCTTTTCAAATGCTGCTGTCAGGTCTACGCCGGTTTGGTTGGCAAGGCAGAGTAGTACCCATAATACATCCGCCATTTCATCGCCCAAATCGCGATGTTTATCACTTTCCTTAAAGGATTGTTCGCCGTAGGTACGAGCCATGATGCGGGCCAGTTCGCCTACTTCTTCGGTCAGGATCGTCATATTCGTAAGCTCGTTGAAGTAACGTACACCGTATGTTTTGATCCAGTGGTCTACCTTTTCCTGGGCTTCCTGAAGGGTAATATCTGCCATCTTATTCTTTGTTTTGCGAGTCGATCAGGATAGTGACCGGCCCATCGTTTAACAACTCTATTTTCATATCCGCACCGAATGTACCTGTGGCTACATCCTTGCCTAACTGAAGTCCCATCTCCGCACAGAAAGCTTCGTACATCGGTATGGCGATATCCGGTTTAGACGCATGGATGTAGGAGGGGCGGTTTCCTTTCTTTGTAGACGCATGAAGGGTGAACTGGCTAACGACCATTACCTCGCCCTCTGATTCGACCACAGAGCGATTCATAACCCCGTTTTCATCGTCGAAAATGCGTAGGTTTGCAATCTTCTTGCATAACCATTCGATATCCTCCTGTGTGTCGCGATCTTCGATACCTACCAATACGAGCAATCCGTTTCCTATTTTAGACTTTACCAGTCCGTCAATCGTGACGGAGCAATGTCGTACACGTTGTATAACTGTTCTCATTTATATGTTTACTTTAAACCATTTATTAATGCTTTTGTTTTGGCTTCTCCGATTAATTCTTTTAAATCTTCAAAGCTTGCTTCACGTATTCTTTTTACGCTTTTATAATGGCGTAAAAGCAATACTTTTGTCTTTTCACCGATTCCTTTGATACTGTCCAGTTCCGAGCGAGTCTGGCTTTTACTGCGCTTATCCTTGTGGAAGGTGATGGCGAAGCGGTGTACCTCGTCCTGTATCTGTGTGAAGAACCGGAACATCTGGCTTTGTATCTGCATGCCGACTGTGACCGGTGGAAAGCCGAAGAGCAGTTCCGATGTACGATGCTTGCCGTCTTTCGCTAATCCGGCTATGGGGATATCCAGATGCAGCTCGTCCTGTATGACTTCACGAACCACTTCCATTTGCCCTTTTCCCCCGTCGGTAAGGATTAGGTCGGGCAGGGGAGATCCTTCGTTGATAGCCCGCTGATAACGGCGACGGACTACTTCTTTCATGGATGCGTAATCATCGGGGCCTACTACGGTTTTAATAATGTATTTACGGTAGTCTTTCTTCGATGGTTTCGCCATTTTAAAGACAACACAAGCTGCAACGGCATCGCTACCCTGTATATTCGAGTTGTCGAAACATTCGATATGTATTGGTAGTTTGGGTAGGTGCAAAGCGTCCTGTACCTCTTTCAATATGCGTGTGCTGCGTTGTTCCGGATTCAGTTTTTCCGCTTGTTTCAGGCGGTCTACTTTGAATTGTTTTACATTCATTTCTGAAAGTTCCAGTAGCTTCTTTTTATCGCCACGCTGTGGAACAGTAAAGCTGACATTGCCCAGCTCCATATCCGGATCGAAAGGAACGATGATCTCCCGGGCTGTACTTTTAAAACGTTCGCGCATTTCAATAATACCCAGGCTGAGCAGTTCTTCTTTCGTTTCGTCCAGCCGTTTTTTATACTCGAAAGTGTAGGCCTGCACGATTGCTCCGTTCCCTATATGCATGAAGTTGATATAAGCTGAACGTTCGTTTTCGGCTATAGAGAAAACATCTATATTGTGTAACATGGGAGTTACCACGGTCGATTTTGCCCGGTAGTTCTCTATTACGTCGTATTTCTCTTTAATCTTTTGAGCTTCTTCGAACTTCAATTCTCCGGCAAGCGTTTGCATTTCTTCGTAAAGATGTTTGCTTATCTGGGATATATTCCCACGCAGGATCTCTTTTATTTCGGAGATATTCTGACGGTATTCTTCCAGTGTCTGCAATCCTACGCAGGGACCTTTGCAACGTTTTATATGATACTCCAGGCAAACACTGTATTTCCCTTCGGCAATCGATTCCGGTGTAAGCGGATATTTGCAGGTGCGTAACGGATAAAGTTCTTTCAACATTTGAAGCATGACTTTTGCCGTATAGACGGAAGGGTAGGGACCGTAATACTGCGAACCGTCGCGCACTATATTTCGGGTCTGAAATATGCGCGGAAAGTATTCGTTCTTTACGATGATAGACGGATAGGTTTTGTCGTCCTTAAGCAAAACATTATAGCGCGGACGATATTGCTTGATCAGATTATTTTCGAGTAATAAAGCATCCTCTTCCGTATCTACTACGATGTATTTGATGTCGCGGATTTGCTTTACCAATACACGCGTTTTATTGCTGTCGTGTTCCTTGTTAAAATAGGAGGATACACGGCGTTTCAGGTTCTTAGCCTTGCCTACATAAATGATCGTACCCTTGTCGTCAAAGTACTGGTAGCATCCAGGCTTGTCCGGCAGGATAGAAAGGATCATTTTTATATGTTTATCGGTTTCTGAACTCATCTTGTTTAATTGTTTCTGGCCTATTCCCAGTGTTTTACCTCCTTTTATCTAAAGCAAATGTTTCACGTGGAACAATTCGCGTTTTATCTTCCGAGTAATACCAACAGGATGTTTATATCGCTTGGAGAGATACCAGGGATACGGCTTGCCTGGGCAATTGTATCCGGGTCTATCCTGGTTAGCTTTTGTCGTGCTTCGGTCGATAAAGACTGGATCGAATTGTAATCGAATTTGCCTTTGATATGGATATTCTCCAAACGATTTATCTTATCTGCTATGATCTGCTCGCGTCGGATATATCCGCTATACTTGATTAGAATTTCTGCTGCTTCAATGATCTCTTCTTTACGTGATGCAGGAACCTTATCTAACTCTGCACGGAGTGCCGGAACGAGGGTTGCAATACTTTCCATTGTGAGTTGCGGGCGAAGGATCAGGTCGATTAGTTTGCAACCGTGAGCGAGTGGGGTAGTACCTAGTTTCTCTAATCCGTCGTTTATATATTGCGGCTTCACTGAATAGTTTTCTGCAAAGGAAATAATAGCATCCCTGTGTTCCTTTTTCTCTTTGAGCAGATCGTAACGGTCTTGTTTCGCTAAACCTATTTTGTATGCTTTTTCTGTCAGGCGCATATCGGCATCGTCTTGTCGGAGCAGGATGCGGTATTCGGCACGGGAGGTAAACATTCGGTAAGGCTCGTCTACACCTTTTGTTACCAGGTCGTCGATAAGTACGCCTATATAGGCTTCATCGCGGCCTAATACGAATGGTTCGCCGCCGTGGCAGTTTATGTGTGCATTGATACCTGCAATCAGTCCCTGGCCACCTGCTTCTTCATAGCCGGTAGTACCGTTGATCTGTCCTGCAAAGAACAGGTTTTTGATCTGTTTTGTTTCCAGGTTGTGATGTAGCTGTGTCGGATCGAAGAAATCGTATTCGATCGCATAGCCCGGACGGTAAATTTGAATATCCCTGAATGCTGGTATGGCTTGTAATGCACGCAGTTGGATGTCTAATGGGAGAGAGGAGGAGAAACCGTTCAGGTAATATTCCTGTGTCGTTTCACCTTCCGGTTCCAGAAACAGCTGGTGCTGTGTTTTATCTGCGAAGGTGACGATCTTTGTTTCGATACTCGGACAGTAGCGCGGGCCGATGCTCTGGATCTGTCCATTGTACAGAGGAGAGTCGGGGAGGCCTTCGCGAAGGATTTCATGACAAGCTTCATTGGTGAATGTCGTCCAGCAGCTCAGTTGCTTTAACGGGCGTGGCTGGAAGTCGAGGTATGAGAATTTGTGGAAGTCATTCTCTCCCGGTTGTTCCCCCATTTCATCGAAATGTATGCTGCGACCGTCGATGCGGACGGGTGTTCCTGTCTTCATCCGCTCAGATCTAATGCCTGCGGAAACCAACTGCTCCGTGAGTCCTGTGGCTGCCGGTTCGGAGATACGTCCGCCGCGTAATTGCGTGCGTCCTATATGCATCAAGCCGTTAAGGAATGTGCCGTTGGTTAGAACCACACTTTTGGCACGAAATTCAACGTTCATACCGGTCTTAACGCCACAAACGGTATTCCCGTCGAGTAATAGCTCCTGAACGGTATCCTGCCAGATATATAGATTCGGAAGGTTCTCCACAATCCCCCGCCAGCAGTCGATGAAACGGGCACGGTCGCTTTGGGCACGCGGGCTCCACATGGCAGGTCCTTTACTCCGGTTCAACATACGAAACTGAATAGCGGTACGGTCTGTAACAATACCCATATACCCTCCCAGTGCATCAATCTCACGAACGATCTGTCCTTTGGCGATACCGCCTACGGCCGGATTGCAACTCATCTGTGCAATCTTGTTCATGTCCATTGTGATAAGAAGCGTTTTCGAACCCAGGTTGGCGGCAGCTGCTGCGGCTTCACAGCCTGCATGACCGGCACCTACCACGATCACATCGTAATTGAAAGTCATTGTCGTAATTATCTTTGTTTCTTCTGCAAAGATAGTCATACTCCGCCTTTTAGTCATCATCCCAAAGGATATTTTGCTTATGCTTTGTTTCGTTAGCAGTATAGCTTGTCTTAGCTGTTAATTTTTAAATAGAAGTCTTTATTGTATGATTCGCTGATGGGTATTGTTTTATCTTTTATCTTAATTCTGTTCCTTTCTATTCTCTCTATTTTATCTAGTGAGACGACAAACGAGTTATGAACCCGGCAGAATAACTCTTGGGGAAGTATGTTCAGTAATTCTCCGAACGATTGTAAAGTCATGATCTTTTTGGAGACAGTCACAATTTTGCGATAATCCCCCATACCCTCTATGTAGAGGATCTCTGAAGTGTCTATCCCTTCTAAACGATATTCCGTTTTGATGAAAATCTTGTTGACCTTCTTTTGATCCCTGCTTTGCATTAATTCTTCATTCGCTTTATTGATGGCCTGAAGAAACCGTTCGAATGAGATCGGCTTTAATAGATAATCGCAAACTTGTAAGTCGAATCCTTTAATTGCGTATTGCTCATAAGCTGTTGTAATGATAACTTTGGAATCTATATGTACG encodes the following:
- the deoC gene encoding deoxyribose-phosphate aldolase; translation: MAHEHNCSCGHNHDHDHEHMDKYHEAFAKFDPAGTEEIVGKHVASILDKHEKENFTPDVLKQIHGFIDLTSLTSIDTKESIWKLVDRVNDFEGTRPDVPNVAAICTYPLFVETVKQALAAQEVKIASVAGGFPSSQTFTEVKIAETAMAIMSGADEIDVVMNLGYFLEENYNELTEEIQEIKDSCREGKLKVILETGALLTPENIQKAAILALYSGTDFIKTSTGKGYPGATPEAVYTMCKVLKKYHSITGKQIGIKVSGGVRTAEDAVKYYTIVKEVLGNDWLNKNLFRIGASSLVEDIEHRLGK
- a CDS encoding nucleotide pyrophosphohydrolase is translated as MADITLQEAQEKVDHWIKTYGVRYFNELTNMTILTEEVGELARIMARTYGEQSFKESDKHRDLGDEMADVLWVLLCLANQTGVDLTAAFEKNLQKKTDRDKKRHINNKKL
- the dtd gene encoding D-aminoacyl-tRNA deacylase, which codes for MRTVIQRVRHCSVTIDGLVKSKIGNGLLVLVGIEDRDTQEDIEWLCKKIANLRIFDDENGVMNRSVVESEGEVMVVSQFTLHASTKKGNRPSYIHASKPDIAIPMYEAFCAEMGLQLGKDVATGTFGADMKIELLNDGPVTILIDSQNKE
- the uvrC gene encoding excinuclease ABC subunit UvrC, with protein sequence MSSETDKHIKMILSILPDKPGCYQYFDDKGTIIYVGKAKNLKRRVSSYFNKEHDSNKTRVLVKQIRDIKYIVVDTEEDALLLENNLIKQYRPRYNVLLKDDKTYPSIIVKNEYFPRIFQTRNIVRDGSQYYGPYPSVYTAKVMLQMLKELYPLRTCKYPLTPESIAEGKYSVCLEYHIKRCKGPCVGLQTLEEYRQNISEIKEILRGNISQISKHLYEEMQTLAGELKFEEAQKIKEKYDVIENYRAKSTVVTPMLHNIDVFSIAENERSAYINFMHIGNGAIVQAYTFEYKKRLDETKEELLSLGIIEMRERFKSTAREIIVPFDPDMELGNVSFTVPQRGDKKKLLELSEMNVKQFKVDRLKQAEKLNPEQRSTRILKEVQDALHLPKLPIHIECFDNSNIQGSDAVAACVVFKMAKPSKKDYRKYIIKTVVGPDDYASMKEVVRRRYQRAINEGSPLPDLILTDGGKGQMEVVREVIQDELHLDIPIAGLAKDGKHRTSELLFGFPPVTVGMQIQSQMFRFFTQIQDEVHRFAITFHKDKRSKSQTRSELDSIKGIGEKTKVLLLRHYKSVKRIREASFEDLKELIGEAKTKALINGLK
- the mnmG gene encoding tRNA uridine-5-carboxymethylaminomethyl(34) synthesis enzyme MnmG: MTFNYDVIVVGAGHAGCEAAAAAANLGSKTLLITMDMNKIAQMSCNPAVGGIAKGQIVREIDALGGYMGIVTDRTAIQFRMLNRSKGPAMWSPRAQSDRARFIDCWRGIVENLPNLYIWQDTVQELLLDGNTVCGVKTGMNVEFRAKSVVLTNGTFLNGLMHIGRTQLRGGRISEPAATGLTEQLVSAGIRSERMKTGTPVRIDGRSIHFDEMGEQPGENDFHKFSYLDFQPRPLKQLSCWTTFTNEACHEILREGLPDSPLYNGQIQSIGPRYCPSIETKIVTFADKTQHQLFLEPEGETTQEYYLNGFSSSLPLDIQLRALQAIPAFRDIQIYRPGYAIEYDFFDPTQLHHNLETKQIKNLFFAGQINGTTGYEEAGGQGLIAGINAHINCHGGEPFVLGRDEAYIGVLIDDLVTKGVDEPYRMFTSRAEYRILLRQDDADMRLTEKAYKIGLAKQDRYDLLKEKKEHRDAIISFAENYSVKPQYINDGLEKLGTTPLAHGCKLIDLILRPQLTMESIATLVPALRAELDKVPASRKEEIIEAAEILIKYSGYIRREQIIADKINRLENIHIKGKFDYNSIQSLSTEARQKLTRIDPDTIAQASRIPGISPSDINILLVLLGR
- a CDS encoding LytR/AlgR family response regulator transcription factor — encoded protein: MVNCIIIEDEPLAIGKLTHFISKLDSIKLLQSFNSAITAVDYLRMNKVDLIFLDIEMKDLTGIQFLESVHIDSKVIITTAYEQYAIKGFDLQVCDYLLKPISFERFLQAINKANEELMQSRDQKKVNKIFIKTEYRLEGIDTSEILYIEGMGDYRKIVTVSKKIMTLQSFGELLNILPQELFCRVHNSFVVSLDKIERIERNRIKIKDKTIPISESYNKDFYLKINS